TGATTTAAGGTGAAAAACCTGTGCTGGTCTTTCAATTAAAAAGGTATTTGATTTGTGTAgctcttttaacaatggacattgtcacaaagcagaaaCCCAGGTAtaagatttatatttagatccctaatCAGCAACCTACTATATGGGTGACAGCAGCATAGAAAAAATATGAGATGACACAATGAGGAAATCTTGAGAGGACCCAGACTTaaaagagaacccatcctcttctgggtgacagcaaattataaatcattacagttacatatacgagtgtagaagagtaaagacaaacaacacTCCGTGTGTTGATGATTAATAAGAGCACATTCTGAAAGAACACAGATGTGAATGAGTCTTTATGATTATAGCAGCAAGGTGGTGACTTGGTAATGAACTATTTTTGGGTAGTGCAATACCTAGGGTATCTGTGTGGGACCATCCATAGAACCCATTAGAAGTATTTTCACttaatattttgggaaatatgGTTAAGCAAGTTCAAAAACTCAGTCTATAggctaataaacaaacaaacaaacaaatagttGTACAAGCTATTAATGGTGTGACTTACATTTTAGAGTGGTGAACAGTGGCGCCATAACGGGGGGAAGATTAGGACGATTCTAAGGGCCCTGGTCAGACAGGGGGACCAGCAGAACCCCACAATTTCCTATatgattttggtatttaaacGGCCTCTTTGCACAATAATCTATTAATTAGCACGCTATAAAGAATGCCCTCAGACTGTGCCAAGTTGGAGCACAATATTTCCAAGAATGTATGTTTTTCCTTGCAATCGAGCAATAGTAATGGAGCATTGAGCTtcaaaaaggacagaaaagcACCAAGCGATAATAAAACTAGTCCAGTGTTGTATATATTCAAGCTTTCCGAAGCCTTGCAGCACCTTTCTGTGAGGAATCGATTGAAATTTAATGTAATCATATAAAGTTTATGAGAGAAGTGTAATGATTCATTCACGAATAGAACCGGTTCGATTCTCGAGttcaactcactgattcaatgatactgtcactgttttagctaatttccacatttctactggagctgctggtgtgtgaaacttattattcactcaatgaataataataataataataataataataataataatagcaaattTCATTCTTCATGGAACTTGTggaataagaaattacaagtcaacagcttataaagacatccagacagagtttctatagtgtctgtgtatgagagagagagagagagagagagagagagaaagaagagttgCCGtggtaacatttatcagtgggtggtgCAAGTAGCATTTGATtgttgacaacaaaccagttttcttgccactaaaattaaacattctggagggagagtgtttgtatataaaattcaccagtgcatatatgcatcatatcctatgaGATGGAGAAGCAGTGTATGCCCTTTGCTATCACAGCCATCTATCTGCGGTGAAAGCGCAATTGCTGGACTGTCTGGCTCCATGAAACAATTTGGACTCACAGTCAGCATGGCGGATCAAGCTTCATGCGCGCTTTACtatcttcactcccattggtagtcgccTCACCAAGTccctccaaatttgcataaagtcaAAATTTTCTCAATTTTGTTGCATTCACACATGCAGTGTCTCGCAGTGACAAAGTGTGCTTTTTTCCACCTATTTGAGAATGATGAGTTATTAGTTAAGATAAAGAAGTCgtttttcttacattttcttttatgtaaattattattcaaGAAAATCAGTTACTTTTCTTAATTTATTCCTTTTCTTATTTCATGCAATAATTTTCCAATATTGACTTGGTCGGTGTTTAGTCATAGAAGGGGGCGTGGCGTGGGGCGGAGTCGGTGTGGGGGGAAAACAATCCTTTCCCCCTGACTGGAAAAGCACGGTGTTAACTCAGTATGGCCTACGTAGAATCACTTCTTAAGATCGACAGAGCAAGATACATAGAAAAACTGAGCCGTATTGGGTCGGGTTGTCCGTACAATATCTGTGACTGGACAAACAACCCAACAGAATGGCCAGAGGTGTCCTTTCGACACATTTTTTGTTACCTGATTGAGTCTCCAGGTGAGACAGCTAATCTTAGATTATTCAATCTGACTGTAATATCAGTATCCCAGGGTCATCCAGCAGTCTATATTGTTAACTCATGTTCATTAAAACTATGCACATGCACAGTTTCGACTGTAGCAGCGACGTTAATCAGTGCTATTAGCCTATATTCGGCGATGTGCTATATCACACAGGAATCTACTCGCAGAGCAACATGAACAATCCCTGGAGGCTCACAGTTTTTACACCAGTGGCTGATAAAACTTCCTATCCGGCCTTGACACATGATAAGATTAAATTGGGTGTTATAATGGAGGACAGGAAGCTGAAATCTTtatataattcaattcaattcaattcaattttatttgtatagcgctttttacaatagacattgtctcaaagcagctttacagaaatatcaacatggtatacagatattaaaggtgcgaatttatcccaactgagcaagccaatgagtggtgacggtggcaaggaaaaactccctaagatgttttaagaggaagaaaccttgagaggaacccgactcagaagggaacccatcctcatctgggtaacaacagatagtgtgaaaaagttcattatggatttatatgaagtctgtatggccttaggagcagccgtagtcccagcagtctggaattagagaagatttgagctccatccagaggcagaaaggatctggatctctagtatctccataaattctataaattataaattatataataaactaataattttAGTTAAACTCTTTctacataaatgtaatattattattattattattattattattattaatacccCACTTTTCATTGTATTTCTGAATGAGCGATCTCTTTATTTAGATTCAAAGTAATTAACTCTATAAAAGCCAATTTACTCCATACACTTATGTCAGTCTTATAATTTAATTGGACCCCAATTAGAGGTTAAACTGTAttatcttgttgttgttttcttttcttatataatgtatttatttgtccaTTCAATCGTGCTGTAATTTTATTTGAATCTCTTTATATTTATGACCTGTATGCTTATATTTATGATTTGCACCTTGCTTGCGTATTTTGTCTTTGCTCAGTCCTAAACTgtgctccctttttttttttttgtaagttgCCATGTTGGTTGGATTTGTAATTTtgaaaagataataataataataataataataataataataataataataataataataataatatgttctATCCCCCAGATTACTGCCCGATTCTGTCACATTGAGGGTCCTTCCGCTGTTAACAAGGCGACGCCAGTCGTTTTGAGGGGTCCAAATTGTTTGCCTGATAACAAAAGCTAAACGAAAATCattactttaaaacaaaaactgattTTCACACATCGTTCttcatataattattataaattttttaagCATTTACATAGAAAATCAGACGtgataatatgtgtgtgtgcaatattTTTGATTAATCCACCGTTCAGGCACGACTGCTTAAAGCGCGGCAACGAGCGGCTCGGTTTGAAAACAAAACGGCAGTTCAGGTTGGTGTAATGATTTTGCTGATCAATAGTAAAATTGACTTTTTAAAACACAACTCAGCATATATGTGTTGTAAATACATACCAATATGGCATTGTTCTCAAGCCTTCTTGATGTAAATTTACCTAAcacgaataaaataaatattcggAGGTAGCTTAATGGCTGAATATTAGCTTGAAAGTCACGTACGTGTAcgttaaatgtttatattttttaaaccatccACGTATTCTTTTAATCAGAATGGACTCGGTAAAATAAAGAGCATACGAATTAAATTTCGGTGCAGTCAAAATGTTCACCCATTTAATATgatatatagaaaaataaacacaatgtaaCTTAAACTGTACTACGTGTGCCTGTCCCTTAGTGTTATAGATATCAGTGTAACAGTATATCTTGTAAAAAATAGTTTGGGAGATATTCTTGTATTAATGTTATAGTTCATCACTtcgtggaaaacaaaaaaaaaattgatgacTCATCTGGTACTAGTCATGCTTTTGTCCAATGAAATGCTCTTTAGTATGTATATGTCCTGCCCCAGGGGTGGGTCTTGCTCTACAATATCAGCACATTGCAGCAAATATGGTTGAGGAGGAAAATGGTTTGgagtttattcatttcaaaGACAGTGGAAGTTGTGCAAGATGGCGGTTATGTGACGGGCCCTTTTTGGAGGTCTATATCAGACTGATGGAGAACACAATTCCATCTTTATACACCATCAGGGCTTCTCCATCAGTAAGAATAAGTAATAAATGTATCTTTATCTATTTAGACATTTTAGATTCCTCCTAGTGACGACCCTGTGACTCTCCATCACCACTAGAGCCGCTGGTTTACGACTTCAACACGCtacactgacttcctgtttcagaaagAAATACATTAGCGTATGGAATCAAAGCATGGCTCTCAAGCCATTTTAAAACAAGGAGGCACCACGTCTTAGTTATCAAGAATATTGTCTTAAATTGCATGAAAATGAAGTAAAACACCCTACACAAGGGCTACATTTGATTGTTACCATCACCAtataaaaatagctttttttttttcttactgatATCAATACCATTGTGTTGCTGTTatctcctaaaaacaaaagtgcaagagtttcttttctcattcaccATTTTCCTGAGATGTCCAATACCATGATTGAAAAATCCATGTTGGTGTTGACAGCAGCATTACCATGAAAATTGAAGCTTtggaattttgtttgttttatttctattactTACCTTGCAGGAAATTGCAGCTCAACTGGACAAAGATGTTACAGAACGATGCATTGCATTACGTTGACCTGGAGAACACCGGGGAGGCTCTTATCGTGCTCATCGAGAGCAGTAAAGCTGAAGACGCCCTGAGGGTGGCACGGAAGAAACAGCAGGCACTTTTTGACCACCACACAGAGGCTAAGAAAACAGTTACTGAGCTTTTAAACAGTAAGTGATGATCAGCTACCATGATCCACCTGTCTGGCACTGATCGTTCTAAACATGAAGCTGTAACAAGCATTGATTTTATGATGTATTGTTCAGTGACTTAACCTTGTGTACATCTTAAGTACAGCTTCTGTTTTCTGCTCAAACACTGAAGTCATAGGAAATATGGTaaattgaatatgaatcacTCCCCGTCCCCTCAATCTGTGCACACAGGCTTGGTGCACTCTGAGGAAGTTGTTGGACAGAAACTTTTGGATCTGGAGGGTCAGAAGAGCCAGATGATGCGGGAACTGGAGAAAGTGGAGCAGGAGGTGCAGCAGAGCCTGGCCAAAAGCCACACCTTGGACTCAGAGCTACAGTATCCTTCAGTCACATGCTGTTTCTGCACAGTATATACCTTTTGCTGTGATGTCATTTGTGTACACCAAAGGAGCAACATACACCAGTAACAATCTGCATTTCTCAtcttattaaaattaaaaagtgtGGAAACAACAGTTTATAGCcattttaacaaattataaCCGGAAGTAGCTTGCTTAATggacaatattaaatgtagctatgaatgaatacaaaaatggtgttcttctttttaaaaaaaaattaaataaataaaaaagtttaaatgttgctaaattgctgtggtataaaaggactGAAAGTCTTCagtatgtgctgttataggaaaataatcaaccttaGGGTGGTagtcattattttcatataatgttgttttattccttacatacaaCTTCTCTTTCTATgctttgctgctgttgttgttgttgttgttttgtttctttgacTTCATGTGTCAGATTCCTacagagagagctggagagacTCAAAGACAGTGAGAAGGAAATTCAGGCTCTGCAGCAGGAAGTAGATGAAGACACAACTGAAGTAATTCCCTCAGCCATGTAAGCAAATCCAGCTGATGGAGTACAACAAACTAACACACTGTCAGCTTGAGTTTTATATGGCACAGAATTGAGCTGTACGTTGTTGAATCCCTGTCAGTTTAATCCTGTGAATCCTTTGACAGTTTTATGTTTTCGTTTTCTTATAAAATTGACTTATGACTAGTTGTTGATGGTAGTAAATAACAGTTTGAAGACAACAATTCgataaaaaggaaaagcatgaaATAGTGAGTTGCTAGGACTTAAAGTATTGATAGTGCATGACTTGATTTCACCCTTCAAGTTCTCCCACTCCACTGGTTTCCTCTTGCTGcttgcatcagatttaaaacactgatgcatGCCTGCCAATCCCCTAGCACTTCTTGACCAGTCCccccatctctcagggtacatggaaggcatgcatcaagactcttctctgttctggcacctaggtgggGGAATGAACTTCACCTACATGTCCGAATAGCTGAGTCACTGGAGACCTACATCTTCATGGAGTATTTCACTATCAGTCAAAAGTTCAGGGTCACCCAGGAAATTTCAGAGTTTCCATAAAAACTCGTAATTTTATTAATCAAATGAGCTGTAAAATGATCCGCAAGTGTAGGCAAGACATTGACAAGGAAAGAAATAACGATTTT
This genomic interval from Ictalurus furcatus strain D&B chromosome 2, Billie_1.0, whole genome shotgun sequence contains the following:
- the spc24 gene encoding kinetochore protein Spc24; translation: MLQNDALHYVDLENTGEALIVLIESSKAEDALRVARKKQQALFDHHTEAKKTVTELLNSLVHSEEVVGQKLLDLEGQKSQMMRELEKVEQEVQQSLAKSHTLDSELQFLQRELERLKDSEKEIQALQQEVDEDTTEVIPSAIYLAQLYCKVTRIRLELGTEPHILRGVHYGRDLATPINIDTLSCSPCEVSDELWSLVSTDW